A window of the Fusobacterium simiae genome harbors these coding sequences:
- a CDS encoding putative manganese-dependent inorganic diphosphatase, producing MEEVLVFGHKNPDTDSICSSIAMANLRKKQGLNVIPCRLGEINRETKFVLDKVGVKVPKLLKTVSAQITDLSYVEKSTVSTQDSIKEALDLMTKENFSSLPVIDTDGYFKTMLSISDIANTYLEIDYSDLFSKYSTTYENLKEALDGEVISGVYPKGEITSNLKEVSELESMEKGDIIITTSLTDGIDKSIQAGAKVVIVCCKKGDFISPRVTSECAIMLVRHSFVKSISLISQSISVGGILNTEKVFFNFNKEDFLNEIKGIMKDASQTNFPVLEDDGKVYGTIRTKHLIDFHRKKVILVDHNEFSQSVEGIQDAQILEVVDHHKFANFQTNEATKIRTEPVGCTSTIIYGLYKEAKIEPDEKTALLMLSAILSDTLLFKSPTCTAKDVEVTKELGKFAKIEDIEKYGMEMLIAGTSMSKENMKEIINQDKKVFPIGDMEIAVAQINTVQIKELEDRKTEIKKEIEHEIGKYGYSLFIFVVTDIINSNSLLFVYGKEIDLVQNAFRKDVVDNEVLLENVVSRKKQIIPFLMTAAQNI from the coding sequence ATGGAAGAAGTTTTAGTTTTTGGTCATAAAAATCCAGATACAGATAGTATATGTTCAAGTATAGCAATGGCTAATTTAAGAAAAAAACAAGGATTAAATGTAATTCCTTGTCGTTTAGGAGAAATTAATAGAGAAACTAAATTTGTTTTAGATAAGGTAGGAGTAAAAGTACCTAAATTATTAAAAACAGTAAGTGCTCAAATAACAGATTTAAGTTATGTAGAAAAGAGTACAGTGTCAACACAAGATTCAATAAAAGAAGCCTTAGATTTAATGACAAAGGAAAATTTTTCAAGTCTGCCAGTTATAGATACTGATGGGTATTTTAAAACAATGTTAAGTATATCAGATATAGCTAACACTTATTTAGAAATAGATTATTCTGACTTATTTAGTAAATACAGCACAACTTATGAGAATCTAAAAGAAGCCTTAGATGGTGAGGTTATAAGTGGGGTTTATCCAAAAGGAGAAATAACTTCTAATTTAAAGGAAGTTTCAGAGTTAGAAAGTATGGAAAAAGGAGATATTATTATAACCACTTCTTTGACTGATGGTATAGATAAATCTATTCAAGCTGGAGCAAAAGTTGTGATAGTATGTTGCAAGAAGGGAGATTTCATTAGTCCTCGTGTTACTTCGGAATGTGCAATTATGTTAGTTAGACATTCTTTTGTTAAATCTATATCTCTAATAAGTCAATCTATATCAGTTGGGGGAATTTTAAATACAGAAAAAGTTTTTTTTAATTTTAATAAAGAAGACTTTTTAAATGAAATTAAAGGAATAATGAAAGATGCAAGCCAAACTAATTTCCCTGTTTTAGAAGATGATGGAAAAGTCTATGGAACAATAAGAACAAAACATCTTATTGACTTTCATAGGAAAAAAGTTATTTTAGTAGATCACAATGAATTTTCTCAATCAGTTGAAGGAATACAAGATGCACAAATACTTGAAGTTGTTGACCACCATAAGTTTGCTAATTTTCAAACAAATGAAGCTACAAAAATTCGTACAGAACCTGTTGGTTGTACATCTACAATAATATATGGACTATATAAGGAAGCTAAGATTGAGCCAGATGAAAAAACAGCACTTCTTATGTTGAGTGCTATACTTTCAGATACTTTACTTTTTAAATCTCCTACTTGTACTGCAAAAGATGTTGAAGTAACTAAGGAATTAGGAAAATTTGCAAAAATTGAAGATATAGAAAAATATGGTATGGAAATGTTAATTGCAGGGACTTCTATGTCTAAGGAAAATATGAAAGAGATTATAAATCAAGATAAAAAAGTTTTTCCTATTGGAGACATGGAAATAGCAGTTGCTCAAATAAATACAGTACAAATAAAAGAATTGGAAGATAGAAAAACAGAAATTAAAAAAGAAATAGAACATGAAATAGGAAAATATGGATATTCGCTATTTATTTTTGTTGTAACAGATATTATAAACTCTAATTCATTGTTATTTGTTTATGGAAAAGAAATAGATTTAGTTCAAAATGCTTTTAGGAAAGATGTTGTTGATAATGAAGTTTTACTTGAAAATGTTGTTTCAAGAAAAAAACAAATAATACCTTTCTTAATGACAGCAGCACAAAATATATAA
- a CDS encoding FxLYD domain-containing protein: MKKFIFVISLSLLLTSCGVVSAAGSVVGGTIKAAGTVTGAVIKTTGKIIGSVIGGSDSEVKVKDTKYKFSDVEMEVDQYSAVVTGKLSHNGSTKKNLRLSIPCFDKDGNRVGDAIATIDELEKDKKWEFRAVLNEPNVVSCKIKDAYITVD, encoded by the coding sequence ATGAAAAAATTTATTTTTGTAATAAGCTTGAGTTTACTTTTAACAAGCTGTGGTGTTGTAAGTGCTGCTGGAAGTGTTGTAGGTGGTACAATAAAAGCAGCTGGAACAGTTACAGGTGCTGTTATAAAGACAACTGGGAAAATTATAGGAAGTGTAATTGGTGGAAGTGATAGTGAAGTTAAAGTTAAGGATACTAAATATAAATTTTCTGATGTAGAAATGGAAGTTGACCAATATTCCGCTGTTGTAACTGGTAAATTATCTCATAATGGAAGTACAAAGAAAAACCTTCGTCTTTCTATTCCTTGTTTTGATAAAGATGGAAATAGAGTTGGAGATGCTATTGCTACTATTGATGAACTTGAAAAAGATAAAAAATGGGAATTTAGAGCTGTTTTAAATGAACCAAATGTTGTATCTTGTAAAATTAAAGATGCTTATATCACTGTGGATTAA
- a CDS encoding peptidase U32 family protein, with product MKKAELLAPAGNMEKFKMALHYGADAVYLGGKMFNLRAGSNNFSDEELEEAVQYAHERGKKMYVTLNIIPHNDELETLPEYVKFLEKVGIDGVIVADLGVFQVVKENSNLNISISTQASNTNWRSVKMWKDMGAKRVVLAREISLENIKEIREKVPDIELEVFVHGAMCMAISGRCLLSNYMTGRDANRGDCAQACRWKYSLVEETRPGETMPVYEDEHGTYIFNSKDLCTIEMIDKILDAGVDSLKIEGRMKGIYYVSNCVKVYKDALNSYYSGNYEYNPEWRNELESISNRSYTEGFYHGKAGVESLNYNNRNSYSQTHKLVAKIEKKLSDNEYLVAIRNKLFVGQEVQIVSPEIKVRDFKIPEMILLDKMGRETESVESANPNSFVKIKTDVPMNELDMLRIVL from the coding sequence TTGAAAAAGGCAGAATTACTAGCGCCTGCTGGGAATATGGAAAAATTTAAGATGGCATTACATTATGGAGCAGATGCTGTATATTTAGGTGGAAAGATGTTTAATCTAAGAGCAGGAAGTAATAATTTTTCTGATGAAGAATTAGAAGAAGCAGTTCAATATGCTCATGAAAGAGGGAAAAAAATGTATGTAACTCTTAATATAATTCCACACAATGATGAATTGGAAACTTTACCAGAATATGTAAAGTTTTTAGAAAAAGTAGGAATAGATGGAGTTATTGTTGCTGATTTAGGAGTATTTCAAGTGGTGAAAGAAAATTCAAATTTGAATATCAGTATCAGTACACAGGCAAGTAACACAAATTGGAGATCAGTTAAGATGTGGAAAGATATGGGAGCAAAAAGAGTTGTACTTGCAAGAGAAATTTCTTTAGAAAATATAAAAGAAATTAGAGAAAAAGTTCCTGATATAGAATTAGAAGTTTTTGTTCATGGGGCTATGTGTATGGCAATTTCTGGAAGATGTCTACTAAGTAATTATATGACAGGTAGAGATGCTAACAGAGGGGATTGTGCTCAAGCATGCAGATGGAAATATTCTTTAGTTGAAGAAACAAGACCGGGTGAAACTATGCCAGTATATGAAGATGAACATGGAACTTATATTTTTAACTCAAAGGATTTATGTACCATTGAAATGATAGATAAAATTTTAGATGCAGGAGTAGATTCACTTAAAATTGAAGGAAGAATGAAAGGAATTTACTATGTTTCTAACTGTGTTAAAGTGTATAAAGATGCTTTAAATTCTTATTACAGTGGGAACTATGAATATAATCCTGAATGGAGAAATGAACTTGAATCTATTTCAAATAGGTCATATACAGAAGGTTTCTATCATGGAAAAGCAGGAGTTGAATCTTTAAACTATAATAACAGAAATTCATATAGTCAAACACATAAATTAGTTGCCAAAATTGAAAAGAAATTAAGTGATAATGAATATTTAGTAGCAATTAGAAATAAATTATTTGTTGGACAAGAAGTTCAAATTGTAAGTCCAGAAATAAAAGTTAGAGATTTTAAAATACCTGAAATGATTTTACTGGATAAGATGGGCAGAGAAACCGAAAGTGTTGAATCTGCTAATCCAAATTCATTTGTAAAAATAAAAACAGATGTACCTATGAATGAGTTAGATATGTTGAGAATAGTGTTATAA
- the dnaB gene encoding replicative DNA helicase produces the protein MEFENLKKIPHSLEAERALIGGIFYNQDLFEEIREIVNAGDFYKVEHSSIYEAMEKVYSDSKGIDAILIDEEIKRSNSKNKEEILQVLSDIIDEITSSYNLLEYANLIKEKAMLRRLGNVGVEITQLAYNDVRVAEEIIDEAEAKVLNLSKNILKNSIVDMKTAGVAEIMRMERVSENRGKTLGIPTGFIDLDRMTSGLNNSDLIILAARPAMGKTAFALNVALNAGKEKKNVLVFSLEMPVQQLYQRLLSIESGISQNKLKNAYLEEEDWEKLTIATGILSNSNIFVADLPHTNVLEIRSYARKMKSQNQLDLIIIDYLQLINGTGRGGSEFNRQQEISDISRALKGLARELDVPIIALSQLSRAVESRVDKRPVLSDLRESGAIEQDADIVAFLYREEYYIPETENKGITELIIGKHRNGATGTVKLNFLSEFTKFTNYTDQVK, from the coding sequence ATGGAATTTGAAAATTTAAAAAAAATTCCTCATAGTTTAGAGGCAGAAAGGGCTTTAATAGGTGGAATTTTTTATAATCAAGATTTATTTGAAGAAATTAGAGAGATAGTTAATGCTGGAGATTTCTATAAAGTTGAGCATTCATCTATCTATGAAGCAATGGAAAAAGTTTATTCTGACAGTAAAGGTATAGATGCAATTTTAATTGATGAAGAAATAAAAAGAAGTAATTCTAAAAATAAAGAGGAGATATTACAAGTATTAAGTGATATTATAGATGAAATTACAAGTTCGTATAATCTTTTAGAGTATGCAAATTTAATTAAAGAGAAGGCTATGCTAAGAAGACTTGGAAATGTTGGAGTTGAAATAACTCAACTTGCATATAATGATGTTAGAGTAGCAGAAGAAATTATAGATGAAGCAGAAGCTAAAGTTTTAAATTTATCTAAAAATATTTTAAAAAATAGTATAGTTGATATGAAAACAGCTGGTGTTGCAGAAATAATGAGAATGGAAAGAGTCAGTGAAAATAGAGGAAAGACTTTAGGTATTCCAACAGGTTTTATTGATTTAGATAGAATGACAAGTGGACTTAATAATTCCGATTTAATAATCTTAGCAGCAAGACCAGCTATGGGAAAAACTGCTTTTGCTTTAAATGTAGCTTTAAATGCAGGAAAAGAAAAAAAGAATGTATTGGTATTCAGTCTTGAAATGCCAGTTCAACAATTGTATCAAAGACTTTTATCGATAGAATCAGGTATTTCACAAAATAAGTTAAAGAATGCTTATCTTGAAGAAGAAGATTGGGAAAAACTAACAATAGCAACTGGTATATTATCTAATTCAAACATATTTGTTGCCGATTTACCTCATACTAATGTTTTAGAAATTAGATCTTATGCCAGAAAGATGAAAAGTCAAAATCAATTGGATTTAATTATAATAGATTACTTACAATTAATAAATGGTACTGGTAGGGGTGGTTCTGAATTCAATAGACAACAAGAAATTTCTGATATATCAAGAGCATTAAAAGGGCTTGCCAGAGAATTAGATGTACCAATTATTGCACTTTCACAATTATCAAGAGCAGTTGAAAGTAGAGTTGATAAAAGACCAGTGCTTTCTGATTTAAGAGAATCGGGAGCGATAGAACAAGATGCTGACATAGTTGCTTTTCTTTATAGAGAAGAATATTATATACCAGAAACAGAAAATAAAGGTATAACAGAATTAATTATAGGTAAACATAGAAATGGAGCTACTGGAACAGTAAAACTTAATTTCCTAAGTGAGTTTACAAAATTTACAAATTACACAGATCAAGTTAAATAA
- the rplI gene encoding 50S ribosomal protein L9 yields MAKIQVILLEDVAGQGRKGEIVTVSDGYAHNFLLKGKKGVLATPEELQKIENRKKKEAKKQEEEKNKSLELKKLLESKVLNIPVKAGENGKLFGAITSKEIASQIKDELGLDIDKKKIEANIKNLGPDEVHIKLFTDVKAIIKVNVIAK; encoded by the coding sequence ATGGCAAAGATACAAGTAATACTTTTAGAAGATGTGGCAGGACAAGGTAGAAAGGGAGAGATAGTAACAGTGTCTGATGGTTATGCACATAACTTTCTTTTAAAAGGAAAAAAAGGAGTTTTAGCAACTCCTGAAGAATTACAAAAAATAGAAAATAGAAAGAAAAAAGAAGCTAAAAAGCAAGAAGAAGAAAAAAATAAATCTTTGGAATTAAAAAAATTATTAGAAAGTAAAGTTTTAAATATTCCAGTTAAAGCAGGAGAAAATGGGAAATTGTTTGGAGCTATCACAAGTAAGGAAATAGCAAGTCAAATAAAAGATGAATTAGGTTTAGATATAGATAAAAAGAAAATTGAAGCAAATATTAAAAATTTAGGACCTGATGAAGTTCATATTAAATTATTCACTGATGTTAAAGCAATTATAAAAGTAAATGTAATAGCTAAATAG
- the dnaX gene encoding DNA polymerase III subunit gamma/tau, translating into MHITLYRKYRPSSFSEVSGENEIVKSLKLSLKNKSMAHAYLFSGPRGVGKTTIARLIAKGVNCLNLKETGEPCNECKNCKAINEGRFSDLIEIDAASNRSIDEIRSLKEKINYQPVEGLKKVYIIDEAHMLTKEAFNALLKTLEEPPAHVMFILATTELEKILPTIISRCQRYDFKPLDLEEMKSGLEHILKEENLSMADDVYPIIYENSSGSMRDSISILERLIVTANGKEIDLKIAEDTLGITPSSRIKIFLNKILNENEYDIINELESLANESFDIELFFKDLAKYCKNAIVKKELDVDKGLKIISTIYDVIGKFKFEDDKKLVGYVIVAEILSNTKQTVVKVVTTAQTNMDTTNSSTKETQKDKPKVNIKLTISDVKNNWNSILAEANNKRLSYRAFLMGANPVRIENNTLFINYDKKYIFAKEQMETLEYNQEFTEIVRKFFNENDLEIKYEVVGQKKDEENNNSEFYKKIENYFKGEN; encoded by the coding sequence ATGCATATTACACTTTATAGAAAATATAGACCAAGTAGTTTTTCAGAAGTATCTGGTGAAAATGAAATAGTAAAAAGTCTAAAATTATCTTTAAAAAATAAATCTATGGCACATGCTTATCTTTTTTCAGGACCAAGAGGTGTAGGTAAGACAACTATTGCAAGACTTATTGCAAAGGGTGTAAACTGTCTTAACTTAAAGGAAACTGGAGAACCTTGCAATGAATGTAAAAACTGTAAAGCAATAAATGAAGGAAGATTTTCTGATTTAATAGAAATAGATGCGGCTTCTAATAGAAGTATTGATGAAATTAGAAGTCTAAAAGAAAAAATTAACTATCAACCAGTTGAGGGATTGAAAAAAGTATATATAATAGATGAAGCACATATGCTTACTAAGGAGGCTTTTAATGCACTTTTAAAAACTTTGGAAGAGCCACCTGCACATGTTATGTTTATACTTGCAACAACAGAGCTAGAAAAAATATTACCAACTATAATCTCTCGTTGCCAAAGATATGATTTTAAACCACTTGATTTAGAGGAAATGAAGTCAGGACTTGAACATATATTAAAAGAAGAAAATTTATCTATGGCTGATGATGTCTATCCAATTATCTATGAAAATTCTTCTGGGAGTATGAGAGATTCAATTTCTATTTTAGAAAGACTTATAGTTACTGCAAATGGCAAGGAGATAGATTTAAAAATAGCAGAAGATACTTTAGGAATAACACCAAGTTCAAGGATAAAAATTTTCTTAAATAAAATATTAAATGAAAATGAATATGATATAATAAATGAGCTTGAAAGTTTAGCAAATGAATCTTTTGATATAGAGTTATTTTTTAAAGATTTAGCAAAATATTGCAAAAATGCTATTGTAAAAAAAGAATTGGATGTAGATAAAGGTTTAAAAATAATTTCAACAATATATGATGTGATAGGAAAATTTAAATTTGAAGATGATAAAAAACTTGTAGGCTATGTAATAGTTGCAGAAATTTTATCAAATACGAAGCAAACAGTTGTGAAAGTTGTAACTACAGCTCAAACAAATATGGATACTACTAACTCATCAACAAAAGAAACACAAAAAGATAAACCAAAAGTAAATATAAAACTAACAATTTCAGATGTAAAAAATAATTGGAATTCTATTCTTGCAGAAGCAAATAATAAAAGGCTTTCATATAGAGCTTTTTTAATGGGAGCTAATCCTGTAAGAATTGAAAATAATACTCTTTTTATAAATTATGATAAAAAGTATATATTTGCAAAAGAACAAATGGAAACTTTGGAATATAATCAAGAGTTTACTGAAATTGTAAGGAAGTTTTTTAATGAAAATGATTTAGAAATAAAGTATGAAGTTGTTGGTCAAAAAAAAGATGAAGAAAATAATAATTCTGAATTTTATAAAAAAATAGAGAATTATTTTAAAGGAGAAAATTAA
- a CDS encoding sigma-54-dependent transcriptional regulator, which yields MLLLGFRLDNDLKLEFENNFENDLVFVENIMSFMEAIKTRKYEAIVIDERNSKEDALINLIIKIIEIQKKAVIIILGETSNWRIIAGSIKAGAYDYILKPEVPRTIVKIVEKSVKDYKGLVERVDKTKSTGEKLIGRSKLMIDLYKVIGKVANNSAPVLVTGERGTGKTSVAKAIHQFSNVHDKPLISINCNSYRANLLERKLFGYEKGSFEGATFSQYGELEKAEGGILHLANIESLSLDMQSKILFLLEENKFLRLGGMEPINAFVRIIASTSVNLEELIEKGLFIDELYRKLKVLEIDIPNLKERKEDIPFIIDHYMAECNQEMNKNIKGVTKVALKKIMRYDWPGNVNELKNAIKYAVAMCRGSSILIEDLPPNVVGEKVLNGKEESKVVSIENLVKNEINQLRAKNKKRDYYFEIISKVEKEIIKQVLEITNGKKVETAEILGITRNTLRTKMNYYDLE from the coding sequence ATGTTGTTATTGGGTTTTCGTCTTGACAATGACTTAAAATTAGAGTTTGAAAATAATTTTGAAAATGATTTAGTATTTGTAGAAAATATTATGTCTTTTATGGAAGCTATAAAAACTAGAAAATATGAAGCAATAGTAATAGATGAAAGAAATTCAAAGGAAGATGCATTAATCAATTTAATTATAAAGATAATTGAAATTCAAAAGAAAGCAGTCATAATTATTTTAGGTGAAACTTCAAATTGGAGAATTATTGCAGGAAGTATAAAAGCTGGAGCTTATGATTATATATTAAAGCCAGAAGTACCTAGAACTATTGTGAAAATAGTAGAAAAGTCAGTAAAAGATTACAAAGGTTTAGTAGAAAGAGTTGACAAAACTAAAAGTACAGGGGAAAAATTAATAGGTAGAAGTAAACTTATGATAGATCTTTATAAAGTTATTGGAAAGGTTGCAAATAATTCTGCACCAGTTTTAGTAACAGGAGAAAGAGGAACAGGAAAAACAAGTGTTGCCAAGGCAATACATCAATTTAGTAATGTTCATGATAAACCTCTTATCAGTATAAATTGTAATTCATACAGAGCAAATTTATTAGAAAGAAAATTATTTGGCTATGAAAAAGGTTCATTTGAAGGTGCTACATTTAGTCAATATGGAGAATTAGAAAAAGCTGAAGGAGGAATACTTCATTTAGCAAATATAGAATCTTTAAGTCTTGATATGCAATCTAAAATATTATTTTTATTGGAAGAAAATAAATTTTTAAGATTAGGAGGAATGGAGCCAATAAATGCCTTTGTAAGAATAATAGCTTCTACAAGTGTAAATTTGGAAGAGCTTATAGAAAAAGGTTTATTTATAGACGAACTTTATAGAAAATTAAAAGTTTTAGAAATAGATATACCTAATTTAAAAGAAAGAAAAGAAGATATACCTTTTATCATAGATCACTATATGGCAGAGTGTAACCAAGAAATGAATAAAAATATAAAAGGTGTAACTAAAGTAGCATTAAAAAAGATAATGAGATATGATTGGCCAGGTAATGTAAATGAATTAAAAAATGCTATAAAATATGCAGTTGCAATGTGTAGAGGCTCTAGTATCTTAATAGAAGATTTACCACCTAATGTCGTTGGAGAAAAGGTTTTAAATGGAAAAGAAGAATCTAAGGTTGTATCTATTGAAAATCTGGTAAAAAATGAAATAAATCAATTAAGAGCTAAGAATAAAAAAAGAGACTACTATTTTGAAATAATTTCAAAGGTTGAAAAAGAAATTATAAAGCAAGTGCTTGAAATTACTAATGGAAAAAAAGTAGAAACAGCTGAAATTTTAGGAATAACAAGAAATACTTTAAGAACAAAAATGAATTATTATGATTTGGAGTAG
- a CDS encoding energy transducer TonB: MKKNDYICLFLSIVINIAIVFVLAMFLTDEMVETDEIKIGLVSTESDASTKFRGEKNVDAKTQNLDADSIEKKEEDKAQEEKPVEKAEEKIEENKDAEKIVQIEDKPKATPKKEKPSLADLKKQISQSQPKTSNGGFSPTADPDGEEVVDRVLQNINYSNGLVSGSKMGNSEGGLLVDWNDANRVPEFPQSARASGKHGKLKIKLKVDKAGNVLSYVIVEGSGVPEIDASVERVVGSWRVKLLKKGKPVNGTFYLNYNFNFK; the protein is encoded by the coding sequence ATGAAAAAAAATGACTATATTTGTTTATTTTTATCAATAGTTATAAATATAGCAATTGTTTTTGTATTGGCAATGTTTTTAACAGATGAAATGGTAGAAACAGATGAAATTAAAATAGGTTTAGTATCAACTGAATCTGATGCAAGTACAAAATTCAGAGGGGAAAAGAATGTAGATGCTAAAACTCAAAATTTAGATGCAGATAGTATAGAAAAGAAAGAAGAAGATAAAGCACAGGAAGAAAAGCCAGTAGAGAAAGCAGAAGAAAAAATTGAAGAAAATAAAGATGCTGAAAAAATAGTTCAAATAGAGGATAAACCTAAAGCAACACCTAAAAAGGAAAAACCATCATTAGCAGATTTAAAGAAACAAATATCCCAGTCACAGCCTAAAACTTCAAATGGGGGTTTTAGCCCAACTGCAGATCCTGATGGAGAAGAGGTTGTAGATAGAGTTTTACAAAATATAAACTATTCAAATGGTTTAGTATCTGGTAGTAAAATGGGAAATTCTGAAGGAGGTTTATTAGTTGATTGGAATGATGCCAATAGAGTTCCCGAATTTCCACAATCTGCAAGAGCTTCTGGAAAACATGGGAAATTAAAAATTAAATTAAAAGTTGATAAAGCAGGAAATGTTTTATCTTATGTTATAGTAGAAGGAAGTGGAGTACCAGAAATAGATGCTTCTGTTGAAAGAGTTGTAGGAAGTTGGAGGGTAAAACTTCTAAAAAAAGGTAAGCCAGTAAATGGAACATTTTATCTAAATTATAATTTTAATTTTAAATAA
- a CDS encoding ExbD/TolR family protein, with the protein MKLERIKRRSGGTLVLEITPLIDVVFLLLIFFMLATSFDERSAFKIDLPKSTAAKTKSTLKEVQVLVDKEKNIYLRYTDNSGKSQREKLDLTSFVGIVSEKLNTSENKDVIISADKAIDYGFIVQIMSLLKESGASAINIDTAIQSR; encoded by the coding sequence ATGAAATTAGAAAGAATAAAAAGAAGAAGTGGCGGAACATTAGTTTTAGAGATAACACCACTTATAGATGTAGTTTTTCTTTTGCTTATTTTCTTTATGTTGGCAACAAGTTTTGATGAAAGATCAGCTTTTAAAATAGATTTACCAAAATCTACTGCTGCAAAAACCAAAAGTACATTAAAAGAAGTACAAGTTTTAGTTGATAAAGAGAAAAATATATATTTAAGATATACAGATAATTCAGGTAAGTCACAAAGAGAAAAATTAGATTTGACAAGTTTTGTTGGAATTGTATCAGAAAAACTTAATACTTCAGAAAATAAAGATGTGATAATTTCAGCTGATAAAGCTATTGACTATGGTTTTATTGTTCAGATAATGAGCTTACTAAAAGAATCAGGAGCAAGTGCTATAAATATAGATACTGCAATACAAAGTAGGTGA
- a CDS encoding MotA/TolQ/ExbB proton channel family protein: MQILKAGGILMYFILLMGIIGLYAVLERFSYFLIKERNNFSKLPSNVKQLIKEGKIKEAIVSLNSNKSSTSIVLKEILIYGYKENKETLSALEEKGKEKAIEQIKSLERNMWLLSLAANASPLLGLLGTVTGMIKAFNSIALNGTGDAGVLAKGISEALYTTAGGLIVAIPCMIFYNYFNKKIDLIVSDIEKTCTELLNHFRE; encoded by the coding sequence ATGCAAATACTTAAAGCAGGCGGAATATTAATGTATTTTATTCTCCTAATGGGAATAATAGGACTTTATGCAGTGTTAGAAAGATTTTCATATTTTCTAATAAAAGAAAGAAACAATTTTTCTAAATTGCCTTCAAATGTAAAACAGCTTATAAAAGAAGGAAAAATAAAAGAAGCGATAGTTTCTTTAAATTCTAATAAATCATCAACTTCAATAGTTTTAAAAGAAATATTGATTTATGGATATAAAGAAAATAAGGAAACTTTATCAGCACTTGAAGAAAAAGGTAAAGAAAAAGCAATAGAGCAAATAAAATCATTGGAGAGAAACATGTGGCTCCTTTCATTAGCTGCTAATGCTTCTCCATTATTGGGATTATTAGGAACAGTTACAGGGATGATAAAAGCATTTAACTCAATAGCATTAAATGGAACTGGAGATGCAGGAGTTTTGGCAAAAGGGATATCAGAAGCCTTATATACAACAGCAGGTGGATTGATTGTAGCTATACCTTGTATGATATTTTATAATTATTTCAATAAAAAAATAGATTTAATAGTGAGTGATATAGAAAAAACTTGTACAGAGTTGTTAAACCACTTTAGAGAGTAG